A stretch of the Osmerus mordax isolate fOsmMor3 chromosome 12, fOsmMor3.pri, whole genome shotgun sequence genome encodes the following:
- the fgf24 gene encoding fibroblast growth factor 24 encodes MSLLPSRFIYLCLHFLVLYFQLQESQQSSADFRIYIENHTRNPDDLSRKQIRIYQLYSRTTGKHVQILGKKINANGDDGGKYALLVVETETFGSHIRLKGKESEYYICMNKNGKIVGKRNGRNQECVFVEEFLENNYTALVSAKYKGWYLGFNRKGRPKKGSRTTQTQQEVHFMKRHPKGKVDPLEEFRFTTVTKRTRRARRLKPKTN; translated from the exons ATGTCTCTGCTGCCTTCAAGGTTCATATACCT GTGTTTACATTTTCTGGTCCTCTACTTCCAGCTTCAG GaatctcagcagagctcagctGATTTCCGGATCTACATCGAGAACCACACCCGGAACCCGGACGACCTGAGCCGGAAGCAGATCCGGATCTACCAGCTGTATAGCCGCACCACGGGCAAGCACGTTCAGATCCTGGGCAAGAAGATCAACGCCAACGGCGACGATGGGGGCAAGTACG CTCTTCTTGTTGTGGAAACAGAAACGTTTGGGAGCCATATTCGACTaaaagggaaggagagtgaaTATTATATCTGCATGAACAAGAACGGGAAAATTGTTGGAAAG CGCAACGGCAGGAACCAGGAATGTGTGTTCGTGGAGGAGTTCCTGGAGAACAACTACACAGCGCTGGTGTCAGCCAAGTATAAAGGCTGGTACCTGGGCTTCAACAGGAAGGGGAGGCCCAAGAAAGGCTCACGGACCACGCAAACCCAACAGGAAGTTCATTTCATGAAACGCCACCCCAAGGGGAAGGTGGATCCCCTGGAGGAGTTCCGTTTCACCACGGTAACTAAGCGGACACGCAGAGCCCGCCGCTTGAAACCCAAAACAAACTGA